The sequence TGCGATTTACGCATATCAGCAGAAACAAAAGATGTTTAAAATAGTCAAAATGTTTTTTGATAAAAATGAGTAACGATAAGAGGAAAAAACATGCAATATATCAAGGGAATGCAGTTCTATCAAAATGACAAAAAGACTGCAATTACATTGGGGAAATTTGATGGTCTTCACAAAGGACATGAGACATTGATCGAGCGGGTCATTGAGCATCAGAAAAATGACGGTGTAGACAGCGTTGTGTTTGCATTTGACATGGCACCCTTGTACGAAAAAATAAAAAAGAAAAAAGAAAGTCTGATTACGAACGAAGAACGCGCAGGACGCCTTTTTGGCAGGGTGGATTATCTGGTGGAATGCCCATTTGTCGAGGCAGTTTCGAAAATTGAGGCGGAGACTTTCATAAAAGAAATTTTGGTGAAACAATTTCATGCCGAGTATATTGTAGTTGGCACGGATTTTCACTTTGGATATCAGAAAAAAGGTGATTATCATATGTTGCAGCAGTATAGTGGGGAATACGGGTATGAGGTGGAAGTGATTGAAAAGAAGTGCTATGAAGATAGAGAAATAAGCAGTACTTACATTAAAGAAGAAGTGAAAAAAGGGAATATGAAACTGGTTACACAGCTTCTTGGATACCCGTATACCGTCACAGGAGAAGTACAATATGGTAAGCAGCTTGGGAGAAAGCTTGGATTTCCGACGATGAACATTGTTGCAGAAAAAGAGAAACTGCTTCCGCCTAACGGAGTCTATGTCAGTTCAATTCGCATTGATGGCATGCTTTATGGAGGAATCTCTAATATCGGCTGCAAACCGACAGTTTCAGAGAAAGAACAGATGGGAATTGAAACATTTGTATTTGACTATCACGGGGACGCTTATGGAAAGAAAATTGAGGTAGCGCTTTACGAGTATGTGAGACCGGAAAAAAAATTCCATTCTGTAGAGATGCTTCGCAAGCAGGTGGAACAGGATATCGCATATGGGCGTAAGTGGCTTCAAGGTTTCAACAGTAATTTTTAAAAATAAGTAGTTTACACTGGTGGAAAAGTATGATATACTCATCAAGTATGAAAAAACCGATGTTCGGTGACCGGATACTCCAACCGTCACTTAATGTCAGGTGTTAAATTTAAGAAAAACAGGAGGGTCATAGCATGATCGCAAAAGAAAAGAAACAGGCTATTATGGCAGAATATGCCAGAACAGAAGGCGACACAGGTTCACCGGAAGTTCAGATCGCTGTATTAACAGCAAGAATCAATGA comes from Coprococcus phoceensis and encodes:
- a CDS encoding bifunctional riboflavin kinase/FAD synthetase codes for the protein MQYIKGMQFYQNDKKTAITLGKFDGLHKGHETLIERVIEHQKNDGVDSVVFAFDMAPLYEKIKKKKESLITNEERAGRLFGRVDYLVECPFVEAVSKIEAETFIKEILVKQFHAEYIVVGTDFHFGYQKKGDYHMLQQYSGEYGYEVEVIEKKCYEDREISSTYIKEEVKKGNMKLVTQLLGYPYTVTGEVQYGKQLGRKLGFPTMNIVAEKEKLLPPNGVYVSSIRIDGMLYGGISNIGCKPTVSEKEQMGIETFVFDYHGDAYGKKIEVALYEYVRPEKKFHSVEMLRKQVEQDIAYGRKWLQGFNSNF